From Rhodoferax sp. AJA081-3, the proteins below share one genomic window:
- a CDS encoding M28 family peptidase, with amino-acid sequence MTTKRRHILGFWAGAALLPQHLLAQDIPLWTESDLRQALALRDATPTDNLAYQLVDSLVTEVGSRPAGSAADPRAVEWALAKLKALGFSNVRADPVAVKAWRAGPVSVDITAPFAHRLVATALGNSVGTPAGGLEAEMAYYPDLASLKADTSDRAKSRIVFINQKTERSRDGSGYGGAVMARVAGAVEAARRGAVAVAIRSIGTDRDRLAHTGGMRYDTQLRQVPALAVSVPDADLIERLQRYGRPVVMRLNVQTETGLDATSHNVIAEVPGTDLSDEIVLLGAHLDSWHVGQGAIDDGVGVGIVCAAAKRLLDGGKPLRRTVRVVLFANEENGLSGATAYADQYKAVRHQLVGESDFGAGKVWRMRSKVHGDAVPALQQMARWLAPLGIEAGDNNGSPAPDAGVMVRRNQWPGIELTQDGTDYFDWHHTDNDTLDKINPDTLPQNVAAWSVVAWLASQSSQRFGQSPAA; translated from the coding sequence ATGACGACTAAACGCCGCCACATCCTGGGCTTTTGGGCAGGCGCTGCCTTGTTACCGCAACATTTGTTAGCGCAAGACATACCACTATGGACCGAGTCCGACTTGCGGCAGGCCCTGGCTTTGCGTGATGCGACCCCGACCGACAACCTGGCCTACCAGCTGGTGGATTCACTGGTGACCGAAGTGGGTAGTCGACCCGCCGGTTCTGCGGCCGACCCCCGTGCCGTGGAGTGGGCGTTAGCCAAGCTCAAAGCGCTGGGTTTCTCCAACGTCCGCGCCGATCCCGTCGCGGTCAAGGCCTGGCGGGCAGGACCCGTCAGTGTGGACATCACCGCGCCATTTGCCCACCGGCTGGTGGCTACTGCGCTTGGCAATTCGGTAGGCACCCCGGCTGGCGGGCTGGAGGCAGAAATGGCCTATTACCCCGACCTGGCCTCTCTCAAAGCCGACACCAGTGACCGTGCCAAGAGTCGTATTGTTTTTATCAACCAGAAAACGGAACGCAGCCGCGATGGCTCAGGTTATGGCGGCGCCGTGATGGCGCGGGTTGCCGGTGCGGTGGAAGCTGCGCGGCGGGGCGCCGTGGCGGTGGCGATCCGCTCCATAGGGACGGACCGCGATCGCCTCGCCCACACTGGCGGCATGCGCTACGACACGCAATTGCGGCAAGTACCGGCGCTGGCTGTCTCGGTGCCCGATGCCGACTTGATAGAGCGCCTGCAACGGTATGGGCGACCGGTAGTGATGCGCTTGAATGTCCAAACCGAGACGGGGCTGGACGCAACCTCCCACAACGTGATTGCCGAAGTGCCGGGCACCGATCTGTCGGACGAAATCGTTTTGCTGGGTGCCCATCTGGATTCCTGGCATGTAGGCCAGGGGGCCATTGACGATGGTGTGGGCGTGGGTATTGTGTGTGCCGCCGCCAAGCGCCTGCTGGACGGCGGCAAGCCACTGCGCCGGACGGTACGTGTGGTCTTGTTCGCCAACGAAGAAAACGGTCTGAGCGGGGCCACGGCCTACGCAGACCAGTACAAAGCCGTCCGCCACCAACTGGTGGGCGAGTCCGACTTTGGAGCCGGCAAGGTGTGGCGTATGCGCAGCAAGGTGCATGGCGACGCCGTGCCTGCACTGCAGCAGATGGCCCGATGGCTCGCCCCACTGGGCATTGAGGCGGGCGACAACAACGGCTCGCCGGCCCCCGACGCCGGCGTGATGGTGCGCCGCAACCAGTGGCCCGGCATCGAACTCACACAGGACGGCACCGATTATTTTGACTGGCACCACACCGACAACGACACACTGGACAAAATCAACCCCGACACCCTGCCGCAAAACGTAGCAGCCTGGTCCGTTGTCGCGTGGTTGGCGTCCCAGTCATCGCAGCGCTTCGGGCAATCACCCGCTGCCTAA
- a CDS encoding peptidylprolyl isomerase — protein sequence MLEAFITTRVCMLRFKSLSLLYAAALLALAGHSAAGAAQPARTSQADIIKNSAPSDWRRLDPENTVVMEINGQSVVMELAPRFAPKHAANIRTLTREGYYTGSAVVRVQDNYVTQWADPADEEKEKDKVKPLGSAQASLPAEFSIPFKGLPITRFTDPDGWAPVSGFVDGMPAAANPAKNQAWLAHCYGMVGAARSTKPDSSNGTSLYAINGQAPRALDLNITVVGRIVKGMEVLSSLQRGPGAMGFYDKPQAYVPITRARMLADIPAAEQPNIEIMRTDTATWRNLVEASRHAIGGWAVRSALHSNICNRSVPTRAIAVTP from the coding sequence ATGCTTGAGGCCTTCATCACGACAAGGGTCTGCATGCTGCGCTTCAAGTCACTGTCACTTCTCTACGCCGCGGCCTTGTTGGCGCTGGCTGGTCATTCGGCAGCGGGTGCTGCTCAACCGGCACGCACCAGCCAGGCCGACATCATCAAGAACTCTGCACCAAGCGATTGGCGGCGCCTGGACCCTGAGAACACGGTGGTCATGGAGATCAATGGCCAGTCCGTGGTTATGGAACTGGCGCCGCGCTTCGCCCCCAAACACGCAGCCAACATCCGCACACTGACGCGTGAGGGTTATTACACCGGCTCCGCCGTGGTGCGTGTGCAGGACAACTACGTGACTCAGTGGGCCGACCCGGCGGATGAAGAAAAAGAGAAGGACAAGGTCAAGCCGCTGGGCTCCGCTCAGGCGAGCTTGCCCGCAGAGTTTTCTATTCCCTTCAAGGGCCTGCCTATCACCCGATTCACCGATCCCGATGGCTGGGCGCCAGTCAGCGGTTTTGTAGACGGCATGCCAGCTGCGGCCAACCCTGCCAAGAACCAGGCCTGGCTGGCGCACTGTTATGGCATGGTGGGCGCGGCGCGCAGCACCAAGCCCGACAGCAGCAACGGCACCAGCCTGTATGCCATCAATGGCCAGGCGCCGCGGGCGCTGGACCTGAACATCACGGTGGTAGGTCGAATCGTCAAGGGCATGGAGGTGTTGTCATCCCTGCAGCGCGGCCCGGGCGCCATGGGGTTTTATGACAAGCCCCAAGCCTATGTGCCCATCACCCGTGCACGCATGCTGGCCGACATACCCGCGGCCGAACAACCCAACATCGAAATCATGCGCACCGACACCGCCACCTGGCGCAACCTGGTCGAGGCCAGCCGCCACGCCATCGGTGGCTGGGCCGTGCGCAGCGCGTTGCACAGCAATATTTGCAACCGCAGTGTGCCGACACGGGCCATTGCCGTCACCCCCTAA
- a CDS encoding aldehyde dehydrogenase family protein, with the protein MSTPTDSIQTLLTRLGVPSTAYTGGSLPSRSPIDGAALGQVHETSLTEVAAVISRAHAAHQTWRTVPAPQRGELVRLLGEELREHKQALGTLVSLEAGKVLSEGLGEVQEMIDICDFAVGLSRQLYGLTIASERPGHRMMETWHPLGVVGVITAFNFPVAVWAWNAALALVCGDTVVWKPSEKTPLCALGVQAVFDRACARFGADRTANLSQLVMGRADVGQALVDDTKVALVSATGSTRMGLAVGPRVAARFGRSLLELGGNNAIIVAPSADLDMAVRAVAFAAAGTAGQRCTTARRLIVHKSVHADLVAKLTRAFASFKIGSPLEEGTLVGPLIDGAAFDAMQSALEQAKAQGGVVAGGERALQDQFPNAFYVRPALVQMPAQTEVVRHETFVPILYVMQYSELAEAIALNNDVPQGLSSSIFTTDVREAEQFMSAAGSDCGIANVNIGTSGAEIGGAFGGEKQTGGGRESGSDAWKAYMRRATNTVNYSRELPLAQGVRFDLN; encoded by the coding sequence ATGTCTACCCCTACCGATTCCATCCAAACCCTGCTCACCCGCTTGGGCGTGCCCAGCACCGCCTACACCGGCGGCTCCTTGCCATCACGCTCGCCGATTGATGGCGCAGCCTTGGGCCAGGTGCACGAAACCTCTTTGACCGAAGTGGCCGCGGTGATCAGCCGCGCCCATGCCGCGCACCAAACATGGCGCACGGTGCCCGCACCACAGCGCGGTGAGCTGGTGCGTTTGCTGGGTGAAGAGCTGCGCGAGCACAAGCAGGCCCTGGGCACCTTGGTGTCGCTGGAGGCAGGCAAGGTTTTGTCCGAAGGCCTGGGCGAAGTGCAGGAGATGATTGACATCTGCGACTTTGCCGTGGGCCTGTCGCGCCAGTTGTACGGCCTGACAATTGCGTCCGAACGCCCTGGCCACCGCATGATGGAAACCTGGCACCCGCTGGGTGTGGTGGGTGTTATCACCGCGTTCAATTTCCCCGTTGCTGTGTGGGCTTGGAATGCTGCTTTGGCATTGGTCTGTGGCGACACCGTGGTGTGGAAACCGTCTGAAAAAACCCCGCTGTGCGCTCTGGGCGTGCAGGCAGTCTTTGACCGCGCTTGCGCGCGCTTTGGTGCCGACCGCACGGCCAACCTGTCGCAATTGGTGATGGGCCGCGCCGATGTAGGTCAAGCCCTGGTGGACGACACCAAGGTGGCCTTGGTATCTGCCACCGGCAGCACCCGCATGGGCCTGGCCGTGGGTCCACGTGTGGCAGCACGTTTTGGCCGCAGCCTGCTGGAGCTGGGTGGCAACAACGCCATCATCGTGGCGCCGTCGGCCGACCTGGACATGGCGGTGCGTGCGGTGGCTTTTGCCGCAGCCGGTACCGCCGGCCAACGCTGCACAACGGCGCGCCGCCTGATCGTGCACAAGTCGGTGCATGCCGATCTCGTGGCAAAGCTGACCCGCGCCTTTGCCAGCTTCAAGATCGGCTCTCCGCTGGAAGAAGGCACCCTGGTGGGGCCGCTGATTGACGGTGCGGCGTTTGATGCCATGCAGTCGGCGCTGGAGCAGGCCAAGGCGCAAGGTGGTGTGGTTGCCGGCGGTGAACGAGCCTTGCAGGACCAGTTCCCCAACGCTTTTTACGTGCGCCCGGCGCTGGTGCAAATGCCCGCACAGACCGAGGTGGTGCGCCACGAGACATTTGTGCCCATCTTGTATGTGATGCAGTACAGCGAACTGGCGGAAGCCATTGCGCTGAACAACGATGTGCCCCAGGGTTTGTCGTCGTCCATCTTCACAACGGACGTGCGCGAGGCCGAGCAGTTCATGTCCGCGGCGGGCTCCGACTGCGGCATTGCGAATGTCAATATCGGCACGTCGGGCGCCGAAATTGGTGGCGCTTTTGGTGGTGAAAAGCAGACCGGCGGCGGCCGCGAATCGGGGTCCGATGCATGGAAGGCCTACATGCGCCGCGCCACCAACACGGTCAACTACTCGCGGGAATTGCCACTGGCTCAGGGCGTGCGTTTTGATCTGAACTGA
- a CDS encoding saccharopine dehydrogenase family protein, producing the protein MRVVLMGAGHIGQTIATLLSGSGDYQVKVVDRSEEALKKLRHLPLELAQIDTSDAAALRGALKGYDAVINALPYHLATMAAAQALEAGCHYFDLTEDVAATREIMRMAEGAKTAFMPQCGLAPGFIGIVAHHLSKKFSKLHEVKMRVGALPAFPTNSLKYNLTWSVDGLINEYCHPCEAIRNGEIIEVLPLEGMEHFSLDGTEYEAFNTSGGLGTLCETLKGKVQTLDYKTVRYPGHCDIMKMLLQELGMQFDQENLKDILRKSIPLTMQDVVLVFVTVSGERDGQLVQEVFARKIFADRDEKAPLSAIQITTAAGICAAVDLFREGKLPQSGFIRQEQVELPAFLANRFGKAYQQSRQVESIG; encoded by the coding sequence ATGCGTGTTGTTCTGATGGGTGCGGGCCACATTGGCCAAACGATTGCGACCTTGTTGTCGGGTTCCGGTGACTACCAGGTCAAGGTGGTAGACCGCAGCGAAGAGGCGCTCAAGAAGCTGCGCCACCTGCCGCTGGAGCTGGCACAGATCGACACCTCGGACGCCGCGGCCCTGCGCGGTGCACTCAAGGGTTATGACGCCGTCATCAACGCCCTGCCCTACCACTTGGCCACCATGGCCGCCGCCCAGGCGCTGGAAGCGGGTTGCCACTACTTTGACCTGACCGAAGACGTGGCCGCCACCCGCGAGATCATGCGCATGGCCGAAGGCGCCAAGACCGCCTTCATGCCCCAGTGCGGCCTGGCACCCGGCTTCATCGGCATCGTGGCCCACCACCTGAGCAAGAAGTTCAGCAAGCTGCACGAGGTGAAGATGCGCGTGGGAGCACTGCCAGCCTTCCCAACCAATTCACTGAAATACAACCTGACCTGGAGCGTGGACGGCCTGATCAACGAGTACTGCCACCCCTGCGAAGCGATCCGCAATGGCGAAATCATCGAGGTGCTGCCGCTGGAAGGCATGGAACACTTCTCGCTGGACGGCACCGAATACGAAGCCTTCAACACTTCCGGCGGGCTGGGAACCCTGTGCGAAACACTGAAGGGCAAGGTTCAGACGCTGGACTACAAGACCGTGCGTTATCCCGGCCACTGCGACATCATGAAGATGCTGCTGCAAGAGCTGGGCATGCAGTTTGACCAAGAGAACCTGAAGGACATCCTGCGCAAGTCCATCCCGCTCACTATGCAGGACGTGGTGCTGGTGTTTGTAACCGTCAGCGGCGAGCGCGATGGCCAGCTGGTGCAAGAAGTGTTTGCCCGCAAGATTTTTGCCGACCGGGACGAGAAGGCTCCGCTGAGCGCCATCCAGATCACCACGGCTGCGGGCATCTGCGCAGCGGTCGATCTGTTCCGTGAGGGCAAGTTGCCACAGTCCGGTTTCATCCGCCAGGAACAGGTAGAGTTGCCAGCTTTCCTGGCCAACCGCTTTGGCAAGGCGTACCAGCAGTCGCGCCAAGTCGAGTCCATCGGTTAA
- a CDS encoding Lrp/AsnC family transcriptional regulator has translation MSTVALRDQLDRDLLALLQANARASTADLARQLGAARTTVLARLGRMEREGVIAGYTVRLGQDVRDMGLQAFVGITVQPKAGREVVRQISRMPEVRQLCAVSGEFDYVVLLRAESALRMNTLLDEMGNFDGVVKTTTSVALEWKIDRT, from the coding sequence ATGAGTACCGTTGCATTGCGTGACCAACTGGACCGCGACCTGCTGGCGCTGTTACAGGCCAACGCCCGCGCCTCCACCGCCGACCTGGCCCGCCAGCTGGGCGCCGCCCGCACCACGGTGCTGGCCCGCCTGGGCCGCATGGAGCGTGAGGGGGTCATCGCCGGCTATACCGTGCGCCTGGGGCAGGATGTGCGCGACATGGGCTTGCAGGCCTTTGTCGGCATCACCGTGCAGCCCAAGGCCGGCCGTGAGGTGGTGCGCCAGATCTCGCGAATGCCCGAGGTACGCCAACTGTGTGCGGTCAGTGGCGAGTTCGATTACGTGGTGCTGCTACGCGCCGAGTCGGCGTTGCGCATGAATACGTTGTTGGATGAGATGGGCAACTTTGATGGCGTGGTGAAGACCACCACCTCCGTGGCGCTCGAATGGAAGATTGACCGGACCTGA
- a CDS encoding TonB-dependent siderophore receptor, which translates to MALRLNLKLSPCAAALAVMFVTPVWAQAGAQSLQGVTVTSKAAPVLDVDRADVGGLGQALAKTPQSVSVLGADLLAATASSSLSQIIKLDASLADSYNTTGYIEGMSVRGFLLDQNNNYLRNGLPVTNYAPAALENKERIEVLKGVAGLQAGVSAPGGLVNFVTKTPQADAFTAASIGGDGNGGSKVHLDSNAHWGAVGVRVNLAAEDLRTQFDRADGKREFASVALATTAAPGTKLSADLEYHHKKQPSVPGLGLLDTNGDGVADTLPASNYSRLNLNNQSWSQPFESTSTNAQLAIDHQINTDWQARVGLGTQRTVAHDRLAFPDGCSTGPNYVYPGLCANGDVDVYDYRSENEERSTWAWDAKLQGRLGTQHRVTMGLSGRSARTDLNPTQAYNFAGTTNIDRPIALPGDGAANDLNTNSRERAVDVHASLVSDLSTTVQSFVGIRTSRVTRSSERSDGSRAIAFEQTVTTPWAGLSWSPLAGTMVYASWGQGTELEAVPNRSNRFVNAGQVLPALKSEQTELGIKWQMSPRMLVTAAAFNIDKPYADDQPTASGIPLRVAGGKTARHRGLELAAVGQVDAQLSVQASLSLLDAKYTAAVDPALVGQTVTNVPKTKASLFADYKIAALPGLSLSGLVAHESGKTVTADGSVSLPAAWQLDTGVRYQNRLMGKSTQWALNVENITDRSYWREAPTQYWGANYVFPSTPRTVRARVTVEF; encoded by the coding sequence ATGGCGCTCCGTCTGAATCTGAAACTGTCCCCCTGTGCTGCCGCATTGGCCGTGATGTTTGTCACACCCGTCTGGGCACAGGCTGGCGCCCAAAGCCTGCAAGGGGTCACCGTCACCAGCAAGGCCGCACCGGTGCTGGATGTAGACCGGGCTGACGTGGGAGGCCTGGGCCAGGCGCTGGCCAAGACGCCGCAAAGCGTCTCCGTTCTGGGTGCGGATCTGCTGGCCGCCACGGCCTCCAGCAGCCTGTCGCAGATCATCAAGCTGGATGCCTCGCTGGCGGACAGTTACAACACCACGGGCTACATCGAGGGCATGTCGGTGCGCGGTTTCCTGCTGGACCAAAACAACAACTATCTGCGCAATGGCCTGCCGGTGACCAACTATGCGCCCGCTGCGCTGGAGAACAAGGAGCGGATCGAGGTCTTGAAGGGTGTGGCCGGCTTGCAAGCCGGTGTGTCTGCCCCCGGTGGCCTGGTCAATTTTGTTACCAAGACTCCGCAGGCGGACGCGTTCACGGCTGCTTCTATCGGTGGAGACGGCAACGGCGGCAGCAAGGTGCACCTGGACAGCAATGCGCATTGGGGCGCGGTCGGTGTGCGCGTCAATCTGGCAGCCGAAGACCTGCGCACGCAGTTTGACCGTGCCGACGGCAAGCGCGAATTCGCCAGTGTGGCCTTGGCCACAACTGCGGCACCCGGTACCAAGCTATCCGCAGATCTGGAATACCACCACAAGAAGCAGCCCTCGGTCCCTGGCCTGGGCTTGTTGGACACCAATGGCGATGGCGTGGCCGACACGCTGCCGGCCAGCAACTATTCGCGTTTGAACCTGAACAACCAAAGCTGGTCGCAGCCCTTTGAGTCCACCAGTACCAACGCCCAGTTGGCCATCGACCACCAGATCAACACCGACTGGCAGGCCCGTGTGGGTCTGGGTACGCAGCGCACCGTGGCGCACGACCGCCTGGCTTTCCCCGATGGTTGCAGCACCGGCCCCAATTATGTCTACCCCGGGCTGTGCGCCAACGGCGATGTGGATGTTTATGACTACCGCAGCGAAAACGAAGAGCGCAGCACCTGGGCCTGGGACGCCAAACTGCAGGGCCGGTTGGGAACACAACACCGCGTGACGATGGGCCTCAGTGGCCGCAGCGCCCGTACCGATCTCAACCCGACGCAGGCCTACAACTTTGCAGGCACCACGAATATCGACCGCCCCATTGCCCTGCCAGGCGATGGCGCGGCCAACGACCTCAACACCAACAGCCGCGAACGCGCGGTTGACGTGCATGCCTCGTTGGTCAGCGACCTGAGCACCACGGTGCAAAGCTTTGTTGGTATCCGCACTTCACGCGTAACCCGCAGCAGCGAACGCAGCGACGGCTCCCGTGCCATCGCGTTTGAGCAAACGGTGACCACGCCATGGGCCGGCCTGTCCTGGTCGCCACTGGCCGGCACCATGGTCTATGCATCCTGGGGCCAGGGTACTGAGCTGGAGGCCGTGCCCAACCGTTCCAACCGCTTTGTGAATGCGGGCCAGGTATTGCCGGCATTGAAGAGCGAACAAACCGAGCTGGGCATCAAGTGGCAGATGAGCCCCCGCATGCTGGTAACCGCCGCAGCCTTTAACATCGACAAACCCTATGCTGACGACCAGCCCACCGCCAGCGGCATACCCCTGCGTGTTGCCGGCGGCAAGACTGCACGGCACCGCGGCCTGGAGCTGGCGGCCGTGGGCCAGGTGGATGCGCAGTTGTCGGTGCAGGCCAGCCTGAGTTTGCTGGACGCCAAGTACACCGCAGCAGTAGACCCCGCCTTGGTGGGCCAGACCGTGACCAATGTGCCCAAGACCAAAGCCTCGCTGTTTGCGGATTACAAAATCGCAGCCTTGCCCGGCCTGTCGCTCAGCGGCTTGGTAGCACACGAGAGTGGCAAGACCGTTACCGCCGATGGTTCGGTCAGCCTGCCTGCCGCATGGCAGCTGGATACCGGTGTGCGCTACCAGAACCGCCTGATGGGCAAATCCACCCAGTGGGCGCTGAATGTGGAAAACATCACCGACCGCAGCTACTGGCGCGAGGCCCCCACGCAGTACTGGGGCGCCAACTATGTGTTCCCCTCCACACCGCGCACGGTGCGGGCCCGCGTCACGGTTGAGTTTTAA
- a CDS encoding AAA family ATPase — protein sequence MEPRLICLIGAECTGKTTLAQALAEQLGGLWVPEYLRSFTDQQGRTPERTEQLQILQEQVRQETQALATARRQQKALVFCDTAPLLTAVYSDCVFADTSLYPQAHGLHARYALTLLLEPDIPWVADGLQRDGPQARTAVHARIGQALADWAWPHVRIAGTAEQRLAQACDAVASAVR from the coding sequence ATGGAACCACGCCTCATCTGCCTGATAGGCGCAGAGTGCACCGGCAAGACGACGCTGGCCCAGGCCCTGGCCGAGCAGTTGGGTGGGCTGTGGGTACCGGAATACCTGCGCAGCTTTACGGACCAGCAGGGCCGCACGCCCGAGCGCACGGAGCAATTGCAGATCTTGCAAGAGCAGGTGCGCCAGGAAACGCAGGCCCTGGCCACCGCCCGCCGCCAGCAAAAGGCCCTGGTGTTTTGCGATACCGCGCCCCTGCTCACCGCGGTTTACAGCGATTGCGTTTTTGCAGACACCTCGCTCTACCCGCAGGCCCATGGCCTGCATGCGCGCTATGCGCTGACCCTGCTGCTGGAGCCTGACATTCCGTGGGTGGCCGATGGCCTGCAGCGGGATGGCCCGCAGGCTCGCACCGCCGTGCACGCGCGTATCGGGCAGGCTCTTGCGGACTGGGCGTGGCCGCATGTGCGCATTGCAGGCACAGCCGAACAGCGGCTAGCGCAGGCGTGTGACGCGGTGGCTAGCGCTGTGCGCTGA
- a CDS encoding crotonase/enoyl-CoA hydratase family protein → MTELVAYSLEDGIATLTLNNGKVNAFSHELIAAFNSGLDQAEAAGAVVIVTGQPGILSGGYDLKVMMAGPQAAIDLVAAGSTLARRMLAHPQPIIVACPGHAVAKGAFVLLSADYRIGVEGPFNIGLNEVKIGMTMHHVGIALARDRLTTPAFQRSVINAEMFSPQGALAAGFLDQVVAPEQLLSAAVEVAQQMKKLNMTAHKNTKRKVRKALLDGLDAAIELDKTISLM, encoded by the coding sequence ATGACCGAACTCGTCGCCTACAGCCTGGAAGACGGCATTGCCACCCTGACCCTGAACAATGGCAAGGTCAACGCGTTTTCACACGAGCTGATTGCAGCGTTCAATAGCGGACTGGACCAGGCCGAAGCGGCCGGTGCGGTCGTCATTGTTACCGGGCAGCCCGGCATTCTGAGCGGTGGTTATGACCTCAAGGTCATGATGGCCGGGCCACAGGCCGCCATTGATCTGGTCGCGGCCGGCTCCACGCTGGCGCGGCGCATGCTGGCCCACCCGCAACCCATCATCGTGGCGTGTCCCGGCCATGCGGTGGCCAAGGGTGCCTTTGTGCTGCTGTCGGCTGACTACCGGATTGGGGTCGAAGGTCCGTTCAACATTGGCCTGAACGAGGTCAAGATCGGCATGACCATGCACCATGTGGGCATTGCCCTGGCGCGGGACCGGTTGACCACACCGGCCTTTCAGCGCTCGGTCATCAATGCCGAAATGTTCTCGCCCCAGGGCGCGCTGGCCGCCGGTTTCCTGGACCAGGTGGTGGCGCCCGAGCAACTGCTCAGCGCGGCAGTCGAAGTGGCACAGCAGATGAAGAAGCTCAACATGACAGCCCACAAGAACACCAAGCGCAAAGTGCGCAAGGCGCTGCTGGATGGGCTGGATGCCGCCATCGAACTGGATAAAACCATCAGTTTGATGTAG
- a CDS encoding efflux RND transporter periplasmic adaptor subunit: MSSTLIRRLLLALLVLGLLGAGIWWAKRTKPVAVLVTTIDQGRVESSIANTRAGTVEACMRTKLSATMGGRIEVLAVKEGDKVKKGQLLMKLWNDDQQAQSSLAMAQVETARKRVVEACTVAANAEREAERQTTLFKQGFISGSRDEQARSEAQARRAGCDAAKADVAQTQARVNATRVEQNRTVLYAPFAGTVAKIVGEVGEYSTPSPPGVPTPPAIDLIDDTCLYVRAPMDEVDAPKISAGQTVRISFDALPKQSFPGKVKRVAPYVSAVEKQARTVDIEATLDIAADKTSPRLLVGYSADVEVVLALRESVVRVPTSALQEGGRVLLAGADGTLQERKLKTGLANWEYTEVLEGLAAGDKVVTSLEREGVKPGAHFVVDEKQKK; the protein is encoded by the coding sequence ATGTCCTCCACCCTGATCCGCCGCCTTTTGCTTGCACTTTTGGTCCTGGGCCTGCTGGGTGCAGGCATTTGGTGGGCCAAACGCACCAAACCGGTGGCCGTGCTGGTGACCACCATTGACCAGGGCCGGGTCGAATCCAGCATTGCCAACACCCGCGCCGGCACGGTCGAGGCCTGCATGCGCACCAAGCTCTCCGCCACCATGGGTGGGCGCATTGAGGTGTTGGCGGTCAAAGAGGGTGACAAGGTCAAAAAAGGCCAGCTGCTGATGAAGCTGTGGAACGACGACCAGCAGGCCCAAAGCAGTTTGGCCATGGCCCAGGTAGAGACGGCGCGCAAACGCGTGGTCGAGGCCTGCACCGTGGCAGCCAACGCCGAGCGCGAGGCCGAGCGGCAGACCACGCTGTTCAAACAAGGTTTTATCTCCGGCTCGCGTGACGAACAGGCCCGCTCCGAGGCACAGGCCCGCCGCGCCGGGTGCGACGCCGCCAAGGCCGATGTGGCCCAGACCCAGGCCCGTGTCAACGCCACACGCGTGGAGCAAAACCGCACCGTGTTGTATGCACCCTTTGCCGGCACCGTGGCCAAGATCGTGGGCGAGGTGGGTGAATATTCCACTCCGTCCCCACCCGGTGTGCCCACTCCACCGGCTATTGATCTGATTGACGACACCTGCCTCTATGTGCGCGCACCCATGGACGAGGTGGATGCGCCCAAGATCAGCGCCGGGCAAACCGTGCGCATCAGCTTCGATGCCCTGCCCAAACAGTCTTTCCCCGGCAAGGTCAAGCGCGTGGCACCGTATGTGTCGGCGGTGGAGAAGCAGGCCCGCACGGTAGATATTGAAGCCACACTGGACATTGCCGCAGACAAAACTTCACCCCGCCTGCTGGTGGGCTACAGCGCCGACGTGGAAGTGGTGCTGGCCCTGCGCGAGAGCGTGGTGCGCGTGCCCACCTCGGCCTTGCAGGAAGGCGGCCGCGTGCTGCTGGCAGGTGCAGACGGCACCTTGCAGGAACGCAAGCTCAAGACCGGCCTGGCCAACTGGGAGTACACCGAGGTGCTCGAAGGCCTGGCGGCCGGTGACAAGGTGGTGACCTCGTTGGAGCGCGAAGGTGTCAAGCCGGGTGCACATTTCGTTGTGGACGAAAAGCAAAAGAAATGA